The following are encoded together in the Rhizobium tumorigenes genome:
- a CDS encoding gluconokinase, whose product MSEPIGPRAIVVMGVSGSGKTSIAEAIAGKLVFKFVEGDALHPSANVEKMSRGTPLTDEDRWPWLDLIGAEIAAAVARGEGIVVTCSALKGTYRDRLRREAGGALAFVYLEGSRALLNTRMGERKGHFMPTSLLESQLATLEVPTGEPGVVTVDIDDSIDGIVAAAVKGLAAIG is encoded by the coding sequence ATGAGTGAACCAATCGGCCCCCGGGCTATCGTCGTGATGGGCGTCAGCGGCAGCGGCAAGACCTCGATTGCCGAGGCAATTGCCGGCAAGCTGGTCTTCAAATTCGTTGAAGGGGATGCCCTGCATCCGTCGGCCAACGTCGAGAAGATGAGCCGCGGCACACCTTTGACGGATGAGGATCGCTGGCCCTGGCTCGACCTGATCGGTGCCGAGATCGCCGCAGCCGTGGCTCGCGGCGAAGGCATCGTCGTGACATGCTCGGCGCTGAAGGGCACCTATCGCGACCGCCTGCGCCGCGAAGCCGGCGGCGCGCTTGCCTTCGTCTATCTCGAAGGCTCCCGCGCCTTGCTCAACACCCGCATGGGCGAGCGCAAGGGCCACTTCATGCCGACATCGCTGCTCGAAAGCCAGTTGGCGACGCTGGAAGTGCCGACCGGCGAACCCGGCGTGGTCACCGTCGATATCGACGACAGCATCGACGGCATCGTCGCTGCGGCAGTCAAGGGTCTCGCTGCAATCGGCTGA
- a CDS encoding peptide ABC transporter ATP-binding protein produces MSGAVLEGRDLARYYTVNRGMFKPDATVKALNGVSFSLYSGKTLAVVGESGCGKSTLARLVTMIEDPTAGELLIDGKPARIGDRSLRSQVQIVFQNPYGSLNPRQKVGAILEEPLKINTSHDSATRRAMAEAMMERVGLRPEHYDRYPHMFSGGQRQRIAIARSLMLRPKVLVLDEPVSALDLSIQAQVLNLLMDLQKEMGLAYLFISHGLSVVRHIADEVMVMYLGRPVETGSAADVFAHPRHPYTAALLSATPIADPERAKTRIRLQGELPSPLNPPSGCHFNPRCWKAQDLCRTSEPLLDQAAAHGFACHFPLD; encoded by the coding sequence ATGAGCGGCGCCGTTCTCGAAGGGCGCGATCTCGCCCGCTATTACACCGTCAATCGTGGCATGTTCAAGCCGGACGCTACCGTGAAGGCGCTGAACGGCGTCAGCTTCAGCCTCTATTCCGGCAAGACGCTGGCCGTCGTCGGCGAATCCGGCTGCGGCAAGTCCACACTCGCCCGTCTCGTCACGATGATCGAGGACCCAACTGCCGGCGAATTGCTGATCGACGGCAAGCCGGCCCGCATCGGCGACCGCAGCCTGCGCAGCCAGGTCCAGATCGTCTTCCAGAACCCCTATGGCTCGCTCAATCCGCGCCAGAAGGTCGGTGCCATCCTCGAAGAGCCGCTGAAGATCAACACCTCGCACGACTCTGCCACCCGCCGCGCTATGGCCGAGGCTATGATGGAGCGCGTCGGCTTGCGTCCGGAACATTACGACCGCTATCCGCACATGTTCTCCGGTGGCCAGCGCCAGCGCATCGCCATCGCGCGCTCGCTTATGCTGCGGCCGAAGGTGCTGGTGCTCGACGAACCTGTCTCGGCGCTCGATCTGTCGATCCAGGCCCAGGTGCTGAACCTGCTGATGGATCTTCAGAAGGAGATGGGGCTGGCCTATCTCTTCATCTCGCACGGCCTGTCTGTCGTCCGCCATATCGCCGATGAGGTGATGGTCATGTATCTCGGCCGCCCGGTCGAGACCGGAAGCGCCGCCGATGTTTTCGCTCATCCGCGCCATCCCTATACGGCAGCCCTGCTGTCGGCGACGCCGATCGCCGATCCCGAGCGCGCTAAGACCCGCATCCGCCTTCAGGGCGAACTGCCGTCGCCGCTCAATCCGCCCTCCGGGTGCCACTTCAATCCGCGCTGCTGGAAAGCGCAGGATCTCTGTCGGACAAGCGAGCCGCTGCTTGACCAGGCTGCGGCGCATGGGTTTGCCTGCCATTTTCCGCTGGACTGA
- a CDS encoding NAD(P)/FAD-dependent oxidoreductase: MTKDAIVLGAGIVGVSTAIHLQRRGRQVTLIDRKQPGQETSFGNAGLIQREGVVPYGFPQQFGLLLKYALNNRIDAHYHLSALPGQLAFLAKYWWNSNAKRHALISRAYAPLIENSILEHADLIQASDAEHLIRKDGWMEIFRTEVKRDEEFAEAAKLKREYAVDFEAMTPADVARAEPNIMGQFVGGLRWKDPWSVLDPAGLTNAYMRYFESLGGRFVRGDAASLGQSGSGWRVMTTDGPLQADDAVLALGPWADTATYRLGYNFPLGVKRGYHMHYATEGNAVLNNWTLDKERGYFLAPMNQGIRLTTGAEFASRDAPKTPVQLDRAEKVARTIFPLGERLSPEPWMGARPCTPDMMPVIGKAPRHEGLWFAFGHAHHGLTLGPVTGRVLAEMITGETPFIDISAYGPERFRP; this comes from the coding sequence ATGACAAAAGACGCAATCGTGCTTGGCGCCGGCATAGTCGGCGTATCGACCGCCATCCACCTGCAGCGCCGCGGCCGGCAGGTGACGCTGATCGACCGCAAGCAGCCCGGTCAGGAAACGAGTTTCGGCAATGCCGGGCTGATCCAGCGCGAAGGCGTCGTTCCCTATGGTTTCCCCCAGCAGTTCGGCCTGCTGCTGAAATACGCTCTTAATAACCGTATCGATGCCCACTATCATCTCAGCGCCCTGCCCGGCCAGCTGGCGTTCCTCGCAAAATACTGGTGGAACTCCAATGCCAAGCGGCACGCACTGATCTCGCGGGCCTACGCCCCGCTGATCGAGAACTCGATCCTCGAACATGCCGACCTGATCCAGGCCTCAGACGCCGAACATCTTATCCGCAAGGACGGCTGGATGGAGATCTTTCGCACCGAGGTCAAGCGCGACGAGGAATTTGCCGAGGCCGCCAAGCTGAAACGCGAATACGCGGTGGATTTCGAGGCGATGACCCCTGCCGACGTCGCTCGTGCCGAGCCGAACATCATGGGCCAGTTCGTCGGCGGTCTGCGCTGGAAGGATCCGTGGTCGGTGCTCGATCCGGCCGGGCTGACAAACGCCTATATGCGCTACTTCGAGAGCCTCGGCGGCCGCTTCGTGCGCGGCGACGCAGCCTCGCTCGGCCAGTCGGGATCGGGCTGGCGGGTGATGACTACGGACGGCCCGTTGCAGGCCGACGATGCCGTGTTGGCGCTCGGTCCCTGGGCCGACACCGCCACCTACCGCCTGGGCTACAATTTTCCGCTCGGCGTCAAGCGCGGCTATCACATGCACTATGCGACAGAGGGCAACGCGGTTCTCAACAACTGGACGCTGGACAAGGAGCGCGGCTACTTCCTGGCGCCGATGAACCAGGGTATCCGGCTGACGACCGGTGCCGAATTTGCTTCCCGCGACGCGCCGAAGACGCCGGTGCAGCTCGACCGCGCCGAAAAGGTCGCCCGCACCATCTTCCCGCTCGGCGAACGGCTGAGCCCGGAGCCTTGGATGGGCGCGCGGCCTTGCACGCCGGACATGATGCCGGTCATCGGCAAAGCGCCGAGGCACGAGGGCCTGTGGTTTGCCTTCGGCCACGCCCATCATGGCCTGACGCTCGGACCTGTCACCGGCAGGGTGCTTGCAGAGATGATCACAGGCGAGACGCCGTTCATCGATATTTCGGCCTATGGACCGGAGCGCTTTCGGCCCTGA
- a CDS encoding YeeE/YedE family protein, whose product MSVALPSINETKAPLLGAPGVGSLAVLIMGTVLLGYFYGPAQGALFLVGGALGIALYHAAFGFTSAWRVFIVDGRGRGLRVQMILLALAVILFFPFLASGSLFGHEVKGSVSPAGIGVIVGAFMFGIGMQLGGGCASGTLFTAGGGNARMLVTLFFFVVGSVLGTVNFDWWVSLPALPPISLVQSFGAVGGIGVSLAIFAVIAGLTVLVEKRRHGALETETPARHHGLQRLLRGPWPLVLGAVALALLNFATLSIAGRPWGITSAFALWGAKGAALIGIDPTAWAYWQTPANAKALTDSVFADVTSVMDFGIIAGAMLASSLAGRFAPSLDIPLRSILAAVVGGLLLGYGARIAYGCNIGAYFSGIASGSLHGYLWAVAAFAGNVLGVRLRPYFFFERRVLSRADG is encoded by the coding sequence ATGTCTGTCGCCTTGCCGTCCATAAACGAGACCAAAGCCCCACTGCTGGGAGCGCCGGGTGTAGGATCGCTCGCCGTATTGATAATGGGCACCGTGCTTCTGGGCTACTTCTACGGCCCGGCACAGGGCGCGCTGTTCCTCGTCGGCGGAGCACTCGGCATTGCGCTCTACCACGCTGCCTTCGGTTTCACCTCCGCGTGGCGGGTATTCATCGTCGATGGCCGCGGACGCGGGCTACGGGTGCAGATGATCCTGCTGGCGCTTGCCGTCATCCTGTTCTTTCCATTCCTTGCAAGCGGGTCGCTGTTCGGCCACGAGGTGAAGGGCTCGGTCTCGCCGGCCGGGATCGGCGTCATCGTCGGTGCCTTCATGTTCGGCATCGGCATGCAACTCGGCGGCGGTTGCGCTTCAGGCACGCTGTTCACCGCCGGCGGCGGCAATGCCCGCATGCTGGTCACCCTGTTCTTCTTTGTCGTCGGCTCGGTGCTGGGCACCGTCAATTTTGACTGGTGGGTGAGCCTGCCGGCGCTTCCACCGATTTCGCTGGTACAGAGTTTCGGCGCAGTTGGCGGCATTGGGGTCTCGCTCGCCATCTTTGCAGTCATCGCCGGACTGACGGTCCTAGTCGAAAAGCGCCGCCATGGGGCACTCGAAACCGAAACGCCAGCCAGGCATCACGGCCTGCAGCGCCTGCTGCGCGGTCCATGGCCGCTCGTCCTCGGTGCGGTCGCGCTGGCCCTGCTGAATTTCGCAACGCTTTCGATTGCCGGTCGTCCCTGGGGGATCACATCCGCATTCGCGCTCTGGGGCGCCAAGGGCGCAGCACTCATCGGCATCGATCCGACCGCCTGGGCCTACTGGCAGACACCGGCCAATGCGAAGGCTCTGACGGACAGCGTCTTTGCCGATGTCACCTCGGTGATGGATTTCGGCATCATTGCCGGCGCGATGCTGGCATCGTCGCTTGCCGGGCGGTTTGCGCCGAGCCTCGACATTCCGCTGCGCTCCATCCTTGCGGCGGTCGTTGGCGGGCTTTTGCTCGGCTATGGCGCCCGCATCGCCTACGGATGCAATATCGGCGCCTATTTCTCCGGTATCGCCTCCGGCAGTCTTCACGGCTATCTCTGGGCCGTTGCCGCTTTCGCCGGCAACGTGCTCGGCGTGCGGCTCCGTCCCTACTTCTTCTTCGAGCGCAGAGTGCTGTCTCGGGCAGACGGCTAA